One region of Streptococcus parasanguinis genomic DNA includes:
- a CDS encoding YdcF family protein has product MYLYLFWLFPALIFLLFFMSDRRRLFNAYLFSINLGLLLLISAFLLVVRTELWFNQQIAIIVFVVISIFVFLSIIFSSIFLLFNGRQMMAFEGKRLANLLSLLYGLFIIGALALHFLPYFPGNDILIYLTDFALFYMTFLYLSYVSYGTFCNLFPVRKEPDAIIILGSGLIGDKVPPLLAQRLEKGKAIYEQFKERPKLIVSGGQGSDELIAEAVAMAIYLMEHGVPEDAILIENRSRTTFENLTFSKRILEEQGLGKRVLVVTNSFHALRAGVFMRRLKIPGRSIGSRTAFYYLSSAWIRETVGLVSLYWKWHVTFLAFLFLPWFFTQIMKLIEFFIKYLN; this is encoded by the coding sequence ATGTATCTATATCTATTCTGGTTATTTCCAGCTCTTATTTTTTTATTGTTCTTTATGAGTGATCGCAGAAGACTTTTCAATGCTTATCTCTTTTCGATAAACCTAGGACTTCTTCTACTGATTTCTGCATTTCTCCTAGTCGTTCGAACTGAGCTATGGTTTAATCAACAAATTGCAATTATTGTCTTTGTTGTGATTTCCATCTTCGTTTTTCTCAGCATTATTTTCTCATCTATCTTTCTCCTTTTTAACGGCCGTCAAATGATGGCTTTTGAAGGAAAAAGACTGGCCAACCTCCTCTCGCTTCTCTATGGGCTGTTTATTATCGGAGCTTTGGCACTTCATTTTCTACCCTATTTCCCAGGAAATGACATCCTCATTTATCTGACTGACTTTGCCCTGTTTTACATGACCTTTCTCTACCTCTCTTATGTATCCTATGGGACCTTTTGCAATCTCTTTCCGGTTCGCAAAGAGCCAGACGCCATCATCATCCTTGGCTCAGGTTTGATCGGAGACAAGGTTCCCCCACTCTTGGCCCAGCGTCTTGAGAAGGGAAAGGCCATTTATGAGCAGTTCAAGGAACGACCAAAGCTGATTGTTTCTGGTGGCCAAGGGTCAGATGAACTGATCGCTGAGGCAGTAGCTATGGCTATATACTTGATGGAACACGGGGTTCCTGAAGACGCCATTCTCATCGAGAATCGCTCTCGTACTACTTTTGAAAACCTGACCTTTAGCAAGCGTATCCTTGAAGAACAGGGGCTTGGCAAGAGAGTCCTTGTGGTGACCAATTCTTTCCACGCGCTCCGTGCAGGTGTCTTTATGAGACGATTGAAAATACCTGGTCGAAGTATCGGTTCAAGAACAGCTTTTTACTATCTCTCATCCGCTTGGATTCGAGAAACCGTTGGCTTGGTTTCACTTTATTGGAAATGGCATGTTACCTTCCTAGCTTTTCTATTTCTGCCTTGGTTCTTTACACAAATCATGAAACTGATTGAGTTCTTCATTAAATATCTAAACTAA
- the brnQ gene encoding branched-chain amino acid transport system II carrier protein → MLRKGSLTGLLLFGIFFGAGNLIFPPALGALSGNQFWPAIAGFVLSGVGIAIVTLIIGTLNPKGYIHEISRKISPVFAIVYLVALYLSIGPFFAIPRTATVSFEVGIAPLLGGMNASLALFIFTLVYFLLAFLIALNPSKILDRIGRILTPIFAILILILVVLGALKYSGHAPMVATKAYQASAFGQGFLEGYNTLDALASVAFSVIAVTTLNQLGFSSKKEYIKTIWLVGIVVALGFSVLYIGLGYLGNHFPIPASVMASDTNKGVYVLSEATKAIFGPTAQIFLAGMVTVTCFTTTAGLIVSTSEFFHSTFPKVSYKVYASAFTLIGFAIANLGLNAIIAFSLPVLMILYPITITIVLIVIVNKFVALSKPGMQLTIFLASLVSLASVLASTFKISLVEKGIALLPFAAQSLPWLVPVVIGILLSLVLPNKQTAEE, encoded by the coding sequence ATGTTACGAAAAGGTTCCCTGACAGGTTTATTACTGTTTGGTATTTTTTTTGGTGCTGGAAACCTGATTTTCCCACCGGCTCTTGGTGCTTTATCGGGTAATCAATTTTGGCCAGCTATTGCTGGGTTTGTCCTTTCAGGTGTGGGAATTGCCATTGTGACCTTGATTATCGGGACGCTTAATCCCAAAGGATATATTCATGAGATTTCTCGTAAGATTTCACCTGTTTTCGCGATTGTATACTTAGTTGCGCTTTATCTTTCGATTGGTCCTTTCTTTGCTATTCCAAGAACGGCGACGGTATCTTTCGAAGTGGGGATAGCCCCCTTATTAGGTGGAATGAATGCCAGTTTAGCACTTTTCATTTTTACCCTGGTCTACTTTTTGCTTGCCTTTCTGATTGCTTTGAATCCATCTAAGATTCTAGATCGAATCGGTCGTATTTTGACCCCGATCTTTGCGATTCTCATTTTGATCTTGGTCGTTCTTGGGGCTCTAAAATACAGTGGACATGCTCCAATGGTGGCTACAAAAGCCTATCAGGCTTCTGCCTTTGGGCAAGGATTTTTAGAGGGCTACAACACCTTGGATGCCTTGGCATCTGTTGCCTTTAGTGTGATCGCAGTGACTACCTTGAATCAACTTGGATTTTCAAGTAAGAAAGAATATATCAAGACCATTTGGTTGGTTGGGATTGTCGTAGCCCTTGGTTTTAGTGTGCTGTATATCGGTTTAGGATATCTGGGGAATCATTTTCCAATTCCAGCTTCTGTTATGGCATCTGATACCAATAAAGGGGTGTATGTATTATCAGAAGCGACAAAAGCGATCTTTGGTCCGACTGCTCAGATTTTCCTAGCAGGAATGGTGACGGTAACTTGCTTTACCACAACCGCTGGTTTAATCGTCTCTACCAGTGAATTCTTCCATAGTACCTTCCCTAAGGTTTCTTACAAGGTCTATGCAAGTGCCTTCACTTTGATTGGTTTTGCGATTGCCAACCTTGGCTTGAATGCCATTATTGCTTTCTCATTGCCGGTCTTGATGATTCTTTACCCAATCACCATTACCATTGTATTGATTGTGATAGTGAATAAATTTGTGGCTCTTTCAAAACCAGGAATGCAACTGACTATTTTCTTGGCCAGCTTGGTCTCTCTTGCAAGTGTTCTGGCAAGTACCTTTAAAATTTCACTAGTAGAAAAGGGGATTGCTTTACTTCCATTTGCGGCTCAATCTCTTCCATGGTTAGTGCCAGTAGTCATCGGG